A window of the Acidovorax sp. YS12 genome harbors these coding sequences:
- a CDS encoding DUF2285 domain-containing protein, which translates to MADPSAEHWYPTAAYLYTLHLDGPALAWEYLRRHPDYRRDWLRRRRRPEAAARWGLRLLEDPALDARDAHPAWFPDHDAVVQLYPDADPPPDAVAFAFWCLPGQKRLIHDGKRLVLLTRWPGCCLRLVIAPGLADGMAYAYAIRACAASCGRYQALAAELDKLAAAGDAAPAGTARSRPAPAALLELNTLQALDGTLAGASLRDVAEGLFGVDAVADDWYADSALRARVRRLVRRGDALMRGGYRRLAQLPPVAQGRAASSAKRP; encoded by the coding sequence ATGGCCGACCCGAGCGCCGAACACTGGTATCCGACCGCCGCGTATCTCTACACGCTGCACCTCGACGGCCCCGCGCTGGCGTGGGAATACCTGCGCCGCCACCCCGACTACCGCCGCGACTGGCTGCGCCGGCGCCGCCGGCCAGAGGCTGCCGCGCGCTGGGGACTGCGCCTGCTGGAAGATCCCGCCCTGGATGCGCGCGACGCGCACCCGGCCTGGTTCCCCGATCACGATGCGGTGGTGCAGCTCTACCCGGACGCCGACCCGCCGCCCGACGCGGTGGCCTTCGCGTTCTGGTGCCTTCCCGGCCAGAAGCGTCTGATCCACGACGGCAAGCGCCTGGTGCTGCTGACACGCTGGCCGGGCTGCTGCCTGCGGCTGGTGATCGCTCCCGGCTTGGCCGACGGCATGGCCTACGCCTACGCCATTCGCGCCTGCGCCGCATCCTGCGGGCGCTATCAGGCGCTGGCGGCCGAACTGGACAAGCTGGCCGCCGCTGGCGATGCAGCGCCAGCGGGAACGGCACGGTCGCGGCCGGCCCCCGCGGCGCTGCTGGAGTTGAACACGCTCCAGGCGCTCGACGGCACCCTCGCGGGCGCGTCCCTGCGCGACGTGGCCGAAGGGCTGTTCGGCGTCGATGCCGTCGCCGACGACTGGTACGCCGACAGCGCCTTGCGCGCCCGCGTTCGCCGGCTGGTGCGCCGGGGCGATGCGCTGATGCGCGGCGGCTATCGCCGCCTGGCACAGCTTCCGCCCGTTGCACAGGGACGCGCTGCATCCTCTGCAAAACGTCCCTGA
- a CDS encoding helix-turn-helix domain-containing protein, with protein MRPAPLRPAAAAVAAPVQPQRYLTNDEAAEYLRLSPRTLEKQRVIGGGPKFRKFGRRVMYAVADLDAWADQRSYEATSDPEYAERHAGDYRDGR; from the coding sequence ATGCGACCCGCTCCCTTGCGGCCTGCCGCCGCTGCTGTCGCTGCGCCCGTGCAGCCCCAACGCTACCTGACCAACGACGAAGCCGCCGAATACCTGCGCCTGTCGCCGCGCACGCTGGAGAAACAGCGCGTGATCGGCGGCGGCCCGAAGTTCCGCAAGTTCGGCCGCCGCGTCATGTACGCGGTGGCCGACCTCGATGCCTGGGCCGACCAGCGCAGCTACGAGGCCACGTCCGACCCGGAATATGCCGAGCGTCACGCGGGCGACTACCGTGATGGCCGCTGA
- a CDS encoding replication initiator protein A produces MSSPSLPSGQRSQQREQLDLFRALPGDGMAPRDSQDLMAFPFFSLAKSRRTAPIDFRSGNITIRVEGTAEHGIATIWDADVLIWAASQIVEARDAGIRPSRWIHATPYEILRFIGRGTSLNDYQRLKAALDRLQSTSVATSIRETTGRRLHRFSWVNEWRELADASGTPLGIELILPDWFYASVLDAALVLTIDPAYFRLKGGIERWLYRLVRKHGGRQEHGWQFDFRHLHRKSGSAARFSDFAYDLRVLVARQSLPGYVLGIEPIPGERLELLTFRPVPFTARG; encoded by the coding sequence ATGTCCAGCCCATCGCTGCCGTCGGGGCAGCGATCGCAGCAGCGGGAACAGCTCGACCTGTTCCGCGCGCTGCCGGGCGACGGCATGGCGCCGCGCGACAGCCAGGACTTGATGGCCTTTCCGTTCTTCTCGCTGGCGAAGTCGCGGCGCACGGCGCCGATCGACTTCCGCAGCGGGAACATCACCATCCGCGTGGAAGGCACGGCCGAGCACGGCATCGCCACGATATGGGATGCCGACGTGTTGATTTGGGCGGCCTCGCAGATCGTGGAGGCGCGCGACGCAGGCATTCGCCCGTCGCGCTGGATACACGCCACGCCCTACGAAATCCTGCGCTTCATCGGGCGCGGCACGTCCCTCAACGACTACCAGCGCCTGAAAGCCGCGCTCGACCGGCTGCAATCGACCAGCGTGGCAACGTCCATCCGCGAAACCACCGGGAGGCGCTTGCACCGCTTTTCGTGGGTGAACGAATGGCGCGAGCTGGCCGACGCCAGCGGCACGCCGCTGGGCATCGAGCTGATCCTGCCGGACTGGTTCTATGCCAGCGTGCTCGATGCCGCCCTGGTGTTGACCATCGACCCGGCCTATTTCCGCTTGAAGGGCGGTATCGAACGCTGGCTGTATCGCCTGGTGCGCAAGCACGGCGGGCGGCAGGAACACGGCTGGCAATTCGACTTCCGGCACCTGCACCGCAAGTCCGGCAGCGCGGCGCGCTTCTCGGACTTCGCCTACGACCTGCGCGTGCTGGTCGCGCGTCAGTCGCTGCCCGGCTACGTCCTGGGCATCGAGCCGATACCGGGCGAAAGGCTGGAACTGCTGACCTTCCGGCCCGTGCCGTTCACGGCACGGGGATAA
- a CDS encoding AAA family ATPase, producing the protein MIFAFLNQKGGVGKTTLATHIAGELAMRGLHVILLDADPQGSSLDWTQRRSQQGLPRLFSAVGLARETLHQEAPELARRADHIIIDGPPRIAALARSALLAAERVLIPVQPSPYDLWASAEMVALIREALVFRPALRAAFVINRRVSTTIIGREARQSLAEQPLPALHSEVRQRIVFADSVAAGRLARETAPDSAAAREIAVLTDELLRWPT; encoded by the coding sequence ATGATCTTCGCGTTTCTCAATCAAAAAGGCGGCGTCGGCAAGACCACACTCGCTACCCACATCGCGGGCGAGCTGGCGATGCGCGGGCTGCACGTCATCCTGCTGGACGCCGACCCGCAGGGTTCATCGCTGGACTGGACGCAGCGCAGAAGCCAGCAGGGCTTGCCACGGCTGTTCAGCGCCGTGGGTCTCGCCCGCGAAACGCTGCATCAGGAAGCGCCGGAGCTGGCCCGCCGCGCCGATCACATCATCATCGACGGCCCGCCGCGCATCGCCGCCCTGGCGCGTTCCGCGCTGCTGGCGGCCGAGCGCGTGCTGATTCCCGTGCAGCCCAGCCCGTATGACCTTTGGGCCAGCGCCGAGATGGTGGCGCTGATCCGCGAGGCACTGGTGTTCCGGCCTGCGCTGCGCGCGGCCTTCGTCATCAACCGGCGCGTCAGTACCACCATCATCGGCAGGGAAGCACGGCAATCGCTGGCCGAACAGCCGCTGCCGGCGCTGCACAGCGAAGTGCGCCAGCGCATCGTCTTCGCCGACAGCGTGGCCGCTGGCCGGCTCGCCCGCGAAACCGCGCCCGACAGCGCCGCCGCACGCGAGATCGCCGTGCTCACCGATGAACTGCTGCGGTGGCCGACATGA
- a CDS encoding chromosome partitioning protein ParB, translated as MSSPRSKRVGIGARPPANPHAEAWIRQGDADALNKGDLYTARLTLDITPAMRARIKVSAFTRGVTVAELLRGLLEREFPDNRTENLP; from the coding sequence ATGAGCAGCCCGCGCAGCAAGCGCGTCGGCATCGGCGCACGTCCGCCCGCGAATCCACACGCCGAGGCGTGGATTCGCCAGGGCGATGCCGATGCACTCAACAAAGGCGACCTCTACACCGCACGCCTGACCCTCGACATCACACCCGCGATGCGTGCTCGCATCAAGGTGTCGGCCTTCACGCGAGGCGTGACCGTGGCCGAGTTGCTGCGCGGCTTGCTGGAACGAGAGTTCCCCGACAACCGCACGGAGAACCTGCCATGA
- a CDS encoding DUF2840 domain-containing protein: MNASALPAAHAATAAPAAAPPPSLSTPAGQAGSVPLTRVSLAYIEPRFKLYLRFGEPARSLRLDRWRRCAVFLPRAMFCRVRWEANDYGTIRWQLMVMQAATPLDDMQRIPGVRPGARLLLYAEGENAVRAVLERIDGIEGQGIAAIDVSPAYWRTLGNRLAARLALPEYTAERHAAWLAGRALP, encoded by the coding sequence ATGAACGCATCCGCCTTGCCTGCCGCTCACGCGGCGACGGCTGCACCGGCTGCTGCGCCGCCGCCTTCACTTTCGACGCCCGCCGGCCAGGCTGGCAGCGTGCCGCTGACTCGCGTATCGCTCGCCTACATCGAACCGCGATTCAAGCTCTACCTGCGCTTCGGCGAGCCGGCGCGCTCGCTGCGGCTCGACCGCTGGCGGCGCTGCGCGGTGTTCCTGCCGCGTGCAATGTTCTGCCGCGTGCGCTGGGAAGCAAACGACTACGGCACGATCCGCTGGCAGCTCATGGTGATGCAAGCCGCCACGCCGCTGGACGACATGCAGCGCATCCCCGGCGTGCGGCCGGGCGCACGCCTGCTGCTGTACGCCGAAGGCGAAAACGCGGTGCGTGCCGTGCTGGAACGCATCGACGGCATCGAAGGGCAAGGCATCGCCGCCATCGACGTGTCGCCCGCGTACTGGCGCACGCTGGGCAACCGTCTGGCGGCCCGCCTGGCGCTGCCCGAATACACCGCCGAGCGGCACGCCGCCTGGCTGGCCGGAAGGGCGCTGCCATGA
- a CDS encoding S26 family signal peptidase, giving the protein MTTQSNTTCTHEVAPHPRSRLRVRIVLAGFAAVGLAALAWAAFVSPLPRLTYNPSDSVAVGWYRIEPFDPRTASLPRPLSVDSIVLVPLPDRAAMLAAQRGYLPTRVPLLKRVGAVAPQHVCIVAGQVRIDGVPAAAALPADRLGRPLPSLQLCRRLEPGELFLLSVTNPASFDSRYFGPVSASAVIGVAQPVWLETRP; this is encoded by the coding sequence ATGACGACCCAATCCAACACCACATGCACGCACGAAGTCGCGCCGCATCCTCGCTCGCGCCTGCGCGTTCGCATCGTGCTGGCGGGCTTCGCCGCCGTCGGCCTCGCTGCGCTGGCCTGGGCGGCTTTCGTGTCGCCGCTGCCGCGTCTGACCTACAACCCGTCCGACAGCGTGGCGGTCGGCTGGTATCGCATCGAACCGTTCGACCCGCGCACCGCCTCGCTGCCACGTCCGTTGTCCGTGGACAGCATCGTGCTGGTGCCGCTGCCCGACAGGGCCGCCATGCTGGCTGCGCAGCGCGGCTACCTGCCGACCCGCGTTCCGCTGCTCAAACGTGTGGGCGCAGTCGCGCCGCAACACGTTTGCATCGTCGCCGGGCAGGTACGCATCGACGGCGTGCCTGCGGCCGCCGCGCTGCCTGCCGACCGGCTGGGCCGGCCACTGCCATCCTTGCAGCTTTGCCGCCGCCTCGAACCAGGCGAGCTGTTCCTGTTGAGCGTGACCAATCCGGCGTCGTTCGACAGCCGCTATTTCGGCCCGGTCAGCGCATCCGCCGTGATCGGCGTCGCGCAACCGGTCTGGCTGGAGACACGCCCATGA
- a CDS encoding relaxase/mobilization nuclease and DUF3363 domain-containing protein, whose amino-acid sequence MTDRRDDDFRIRPSAPKNRGQGFVSKVLKQAGKASGGKSSVRRPGTAGGTGRGTGQRPGSRLGRGHTAARFAGAKLTPMSRRVTIKTLLVNQRQASPQSLAKHLRYIERDGVGRDGEPGQAYGPQTDAADLDAFKERCADDRHHFRFILSPEDGAELEDLRTYTRHLMGRMEADLGTGLDWVAVNHWNTDNPHTHIVVRGRDDTGKDLIIAGDYIADGFRHRAAELATEWLGPRTELEIQQTLQREVEQERWTSLDRTLQREAGDDGRVQIERFNEPRLQRQRLLLVGRLQRLQRLGLADEMQPGTWAVHADAEKTLRTLGERGDIIRTMQRAMRGEPRELAVFEPGDDGRTILGRVAAKGLADELRDRGYLVIDGVDGKAHYVALNARDELANYPTGAVVAVKGSADVRAADKNITALASGGLYRTDHHLAVAQGQTVPGRDPQEVVAVHVRRLEALRRAGIVERVAEGLWKVPDDLAEQGRRYDAQRLGGVAVELKSHLPIERQARVIGATWLDQQLIGGGSGLGDLGFGSEAKQAMQQRADFLAEQGLAERRGQRVILARNLLGTLRNRELAQVAKDIAAETGLEHRPVSDGQRVAGIYRRSVMLASGRYAMLDDGMGFSLVPWKPVIEQRMGQQLAGTVRGGAVSWEIGRHRGPTIS is encoded by the coding sequence ATGACCGACCGCCGCGACGACGATTTCCGCATCCGCCCCAGCGCCCCGAAGAATCGCGGCCAGGGCTTTGTCTCCAAGGTGCTCAAGCAGGCAGGCAAGGCCAGCGGCGGCAAGTCCTCGGTGCGCCGTCCTGGGACGGCTGGCGGCACCGGGAGGGGCACCGGCCAGCGGCCCGGTTCGCGCCTGGGGCGCGGCCACACGGCGGCGCGCTTCGCGGGGGCGAAGCTCACGCCCATGTCGCGGCGCGTGACCATCAAGACGCTGCTGGTCAACCAGCGCCAGGCCAGCCCGCAGTCGCTCGCCAAGCACCTGCGCTACATCGAGCGCGATGGCGTGGGCCGCGATGGCGAGCCGGGCCAAGCCTACGGGCCGCAGACCGATGCCGCCGACCTCGACGCCTTCAAGGAACGCTGCGCCGACGACCGACACCATTTCCGCTTCATCCTCTCGCCCGAGGATGGCGCCGAGCTGGAAGACCTGCGCACCTACACGCGGCACCTCATGGGCCGCATGGAAGCCGACCTGGGCACGGGCCTCGATTGGGTGGCCGTCAACCACTGGAACACCGACAACCCGCACACGCACATAGTCGTGCGCGGGCGCGACGACACCGGCAAAGACCTCATCATTGCGGGCGACTACATCGCCGATGGCTTCCGCCATCGCGCCGCCGAGCTGGCGACCGAATGGCTGGGGCCGCGCACCGAGCTGGAGATCCAGCAGACCTTGCAGCGCGAGGTGGAGCAGGAGCGGTGGACGAGCCTGGATCGCACCCTGCAACGCGAGGCCGGCGACGACGGCCGAGTGCAGATCGAACGCTTCAACGAACCGAGACTGCAACGCCAGCGCCTGTTGCTGGTTGGCCGGCTGCAACGCTTGCAGCGCCTGGGCCTGGCCGACGAAATGCAGCCCGGCACCTGGGCCGTCCACGCCGACGCGGAAAAGACCCTGCGCACCCTGGGCGAGCGTGGCGACATCATCCGCACCATGCAGCGGGCCATGCGCGGCGAGCCGCGCGAGCTGGCAGTGTTCGAGCCGGGCGACGATGGCCGAACCATTCTCGGCCGCGTAGCCGCGAAGGGGCTGGCCGACGAGCTGCGCGACCGGGGCTATCTGGTCATCGACGGCGTGGACGGCAAGGCCCACTACGTCGCGCTCAATGCCCGCGACGAGCTGGCGAACTATCCGACCGGCGCCGTGGTGGCGGTGAAGGGATCGGCCGACGTGCGTGCGGCCGACAAGAACATCACCGCACTGGCGAGCGGTGGCCTGTACCGCACCGACCATCATCTGGCCGTCGCGCAGGGGCAGACAGTGCCGGGCCGTGATCCGCAGGAAGTCGTCGCGGTCCACGTCCGCCGGCTGGAAGCCCTGCGCCGCGCCGGCATCGTGGAGCGCGTGGCCGAGGGACTTTGGAAGGTGCCGGACGACCTGGCCGAACAGGGCCGCCGCTACGACGCGCAGCGTCTGGGCGGCGTGGCGGTGGAACTGAAATCGCACCTGCCCATCGAGCGGCAGGCCCGCGTGATTGGGGCCACTTGGCTCGACCAGCAATTGATCGGCGGCGGCTCGGGCCTGGGCGACCTCGGCTTTGGCAGCGAGGCCAAACAGGCGATGCAGCAGCGCGCCGACTTCCTGGCCGAACAGGGATTGGCCGAGCGGCGCGGCCAGCGCGTGATCCTGGCGCGCAACCTGCTGGGCACACTGCGCAACCGGGAACTGGCGCAGGTCGCCAAAGACATTGCGGCCGAAACTGGCTTGGAGCATCGACCCGTGTCCGATGGGCAGCGCGTGGCCGGCATCTACCGGCGCTCCGTCATGCTTGCCAGCGGGCGCTACGCGATGCTCGATGACGGCATGGGGTTCAGCCTGGTGCCGTGGAAACCGGTGATCGAGCAGCGAATGGGGCAGCAGCTTGCCGGGACGGTGCGCGGCGGCGCGGTGTCATGGGAGATTGGGCGGCATCGGGGGCCAACCATTTCTTGA
- a CDS encoding ferric reductase-like transmembrane domain-containing protein: MKRIIWTFWFFALALSALWLFTDTLWPAQSNYFALRTVWIQYSGVLAIGTMSVAMVLATRPAWLEPSLNGLDKMYRLHKWLGIAALAAATIHWLWAQGTKWAVGWGWLTRPARKPRAAADSMGSIESALRGWRGLAEDLGEWAFYAVAVLLVLALVKRFPYRLFAKTHHWMAAIYLVLAFHTLVLVQFSYWAQPVGWALAMLLASGTVSAVWVLLGRVGAQRTTHGVIESLQTYPALNVLETTLRMDPAWPGHRPGQFAFAMSNPKEGPHPYTLASAWVPEDRRITFITKALGDHTRRLPERLQVGDRVTVEGPYGCFTFDDGRARQIWIGAGIGITPFIARMKFLAQHEGQDARPIDLFHPTSDVDPQAIEKLSADSEAAGVALHLFIDKKDGRLTGERLRAMVPGWKDASVWFCGPTAFGSALRADLLAQGLEPEAFHQELFEMR; encoded by the coding sequence ATGAAGAGAATAATTTGGACGTTCTGGTTTTTTGCGCTGGCATTGAGCGCTCTATGGCTTTTTACCGATACGCTCTGGCCTGCACAGTCCAACTACTTCGCCCTGCGAACGGTATGGATTCAATACAGCGGCGTACTGGCCATCGGCACGATGTCCGTGGCGATGGTGCTGGCCACGCGCCCTGCGTGGCTGGAGCCCAGCTTGAACGGACTGGACAAGATGTACCGCCTGCACAAGTGGCTCGGCATCGCCGCTCTGGCCGCTGCAACAATACACTGGCTGTGGGCGCAGGGTACTAAGTGGGCCGTAGGCTGGGGCTGGCTGACGCGCCCGGCGCGCAAGCCCCGCGCAGCGGCTGATTCAATGGGCTCCATTGAATCGGCGCTGCGTGGCTGGCGCGGACTGGCCGAGGACTTGGGCGAATGGGCCTTCTACGCCGTCGCGGTGCTACTGGTACTGGCTTTGGTCAAGCGCTTTCCATACCGGCTGTTCGCCAAGACGCACCACTGGATGGCAGCGATCTACTTGGTGCTGGCCTTCCACACCTTGGTGCTGGTTCAGTTCTCCTACTGGGCGCAGCCCGTGGGCTGGGCTTTGGCTATGCTGCTGGCGAGCGGCACGGTATCGGCGGTGTGGGTGCTGCTGGGCCGGGTCGGTGCGCAGCGCACCACGCACGGTGTCATCGAATCGCTGCAGACCTACCCTGCGCTGAACGTGCTGGAAACCACCCTGCGAATGGACCCGGCCTGGCCCGGCCACCGGCCCGGACAGTTTGCCTTCGCCATGTCCAACCCGAAAGAAGGCCCGCATCCCTACACGCTGGCCTCAGCCTGGGTGCCGGAAGACCGGCGCATCACCTTCATCACCAAGGCGCTGGGCGACCACACCCGCCGGCTGCCGGAACGCCTGCAAGTTGGCGACCGGGTGACGGTCGAGGGGCCTTACGGCTGCTTCACTTTCGACGACGGGCGTGCCCGCCAGATCTGGATCGGTGCTGGCATCGGCATCACGCCGTTCATCGCGCGCATGAAGTTCCTGGCGCAGCACGAGGGCCAAGACGCACGTCCCATCGATTTGTTTCATCCGACGAGCGACGTTGATCCGCAGGCCATCGAGAAACTGAGCGCCGACAGCGAGGCGGCCGGCGTTGCGCTACACCTGTTCATCGACAAGAAGGACGGTCGCCTGACAGGTGAGCGCCTGCGTGCCATGGTTCCCGGTTGGAAAGACGCCAGCGTCTGGTTCTGCGGCCCCACGGCCTTCGGCAGCGCGTTGCGCGCCGACCTGCTGGCCCAGGGGTTGGAGCCGGAAGCCTTCCACCAAGAGCTTTTCGAGATGCGCTGA
- a CDS encoding response regulator transcription factor: MRVLIVEDSQTLAEALSQSLQSEGYACDTAADGVSALKFLASYRYDAIILDLMLPRLDGFGVLRALSREAHAAPVLVLSARELLDDRVRALDAGADDYLTKPFELAELLARLRALVRRPPQRDVPVLRHGDLEVDPRSRTARFKGIDLGLTPKEYGLLDLLLRRRGATLSRPQIFEHLYDSRSDASDKVVEVIVSTLRTKLAQCGLDELIVTRRGFGYILP; encoded by the coding sequence ATGCGCGTATTGATCGTGGAAGACTCGCAAACGCTGGCCGAAGCCCTGAGCCAGAGCCTTCAGTCGGAAGGCTATGCCTGCGATACAGCAGCCGATGGCGTGTCCGCGCTGAAGTTTCTTGCCAGCTACCGGTACGACGCCATCATTCTGGACTTGATGCTGCCCCGGCTGGACGGCTTTGGCGTGTTGCGCGCATTGAGCCGGGAGGCCCATGCCGCTCCGGTATTGGTGCTCTCCGCGCGCGAACTGCTTGACGACCGGGTGCGGGCCTTGGATGCGGGTGCCGATGACTACCTGACAAAACCCTTCGAGCTGGCCGAACTGCTGGCTCGCCTGCGGGCGCTGGTGCGGCGTCCGCCGCAACGGGACGTTCCAGTTCTGCGCCACGGCGATCTGGAGGTCGATCCGCGCTCGCGCACCGCGAGGTTCAAGGGCATTGATCTTGGGCTCACGCCGAAGGAATATGGACTGCTCGACTTGCTGCTGCGTCGGCGCGGCGCCACGCTGTCGCGCCCGCAGATTTTTGAACATTTGTACGACAGCCGCAGCGATGCATCGGACAAGGTGGTGGAGGTGATCGTCAGCACCTTGCGAACCAAGCTCGCCCAGTGCGGCCTGGATGAACTGATCGTGACACGACGTGGCTTCGGCTACATACTGCCCTGA
- a CDS encoding two-component sensor histidine kinase codes for MVRPDSEALSDASQGRSWSLQRRLAASLVICIGGTFAILFPVLDYWIDHEIYRRMDTTLMQRSAAVGRVLQELDARKLESLMPEYEPGGHTEFFTVFDSQTHRTLLRSPSSAGAELALGPVEQGTPRYYDVILPDGHAGRALATRVPVRGEESRLLVVATERRDWDQTERRIHFTLLGGIVLATLLATGLALLMVRRIVVMLERVGVQLADLRSDRPIARIGADFPRELRPFAEAFNQGLHHLYAAIARERRFSRDVAHELRTPLAEIRISAESALIDADPTRIQRALNATIQASSRMQRSVDTLLLLARLESGQHTLALDPLDLTALLQELLAGFNVQQMAPKSPIRVTLPESAWVQSDQGVIERIVSNLLRNAIEYAPEGDDIQCRLERAASGWMLTIVNTAPNLQASDLDQFGLRFWRKDSEGGTAHHAGLGLALALALAHAIDLPLAFSLDNGRLSARLGPWPPLL; via the coding sequence ATGGTACGTCCCGATTCCGAAGCCCTCTCTGATGCGAGTCAAGGCAGATCCTGGTCCTTGCAGCGGCGGCTGGCTGCCAGCCTGGTGATCTGCATTGGAGGAACCTTCGCCATCCTGTTTCCCGTCCTCGACTACTGGATCGACCACGAAATCTACCGACGGATGGATACCACCCTGATGCAACGATCAGCGGCGGTGGGGCGCGTGCTGCAGGAGTTGGATGCGAGAAAGCTCGAAAGCCTCATGCCGGAATACGAGCCTGGCGGGCATACCGAGTTCTTCACGGTCTTCGATTCGCAGACCCACCGGACCTTGCTGCGTTCGCCCAGCAGTGCTGGGGCCGAGCTGGCGCTTGGACCGGTGGAGCAAGGCACCCCACGCTACTACGACGTGATACTCCCGGACGGCCACGCGGGCCGCGCGCTGGCGACGCGCGTGCCGGTAAGAGGTGAGGAATCTCGATTGCTGGTTGTGGCAACAGAACGTCGGGATTGGGATCAAACCGAACGGCGCATCCACTTCACGCTCCTGGGCGGTATCGTTCTGGCGACGCTCCTGGCCACAGGCCTGGCGCTGCTCATGGTTCGGCGCATCGTGGTCATGCTGGAGCGCGTTGGCGTGCAACTGGCCGACCTGCGTTCGGATCGGCCGATTGCGCGGATCGGAGCGGACTTTCCACGCGAACTGCGGCCGTTTGCCGAAGCCTTCAATCAGGGCTTGCATCACCTGTATGCGGCCATTGCCCGCGAGCGCCGCTTCTCCCGCGACGTGGCCCACGAGTTGCGCACGCCCTTGGCAGAAATCCGCATCAGCGCAGAAAGCGCTTTGATCGATGCCGACCCGACCCGAATCCAGCGCGCCCTGAATGCAACGATCCAGGCCAGTTCACGCATGCAGCGCAGTGTGGACACTCTGCTGTTGTTGGCGCGGCTTGAATCCGGCCAACACACACTTGCGCTTGATCCTCTGGATCTAACAGCTTTGCTGCAAGAGTTGCTGGCGGGATTCAACGTCCAGCAAATGGCACCCAAGTCACCTATCCGTGTGACTTTGCCTGAATCGGCATGGGTGCAAAGCGATCAGGGCGTGATCGAACGCATCGTCTCCAACCTCTTGCGCAATGCCATCGAATACGCGCCCGAAGGCGACGACATTCAATGTAGGCTGGAGCGCGCGGCTTCCGGCTGGATGTTGACCATCGTCAACACAGCTCCCAATTTGCAGGCATCCGATCTGGATCAATTCGGACTTCGCTTCTGGCGCAAGGATTCCGAAGGTGGCACGGCGCACCACGCCGGGCTGGGACTTGCACTGGCCCTGGCGCTCGCGCATGCCATAGACCTGCCGCTGGCGTTCTCACTGGACAACGGTCGGCTGTCCGCGCGGCTTGGCCCTTGGCCACCGCTGCTCTGA
- a CDS encoding VIT family protein has product MTKFHHRAHPESHRTEHIGWLRAAVLGANDGIISTASLVAGVAAAHASHASIMTTAIAGLVAGAMSMAAGEFVSVYSQADTEKADLARERDELENSPEAEHRELTAIYVRRGLDHRLADQVATQLMAHDALGAHARDELGISETLSARPLQAAMASAGSFAMGAAMPLAVVLLAPEQSLLYWIVATAIVFLALLGAAAAAVGGTPLFKSALRVAFWGTFAMAVTAGVGAMFGTAV; this is encoded by the coding sequence ATGACCAAATTTCACCACCGCGCCCACCCTGAAAGTCACCGCACTGAACATATCGGATGGCTGCGCGCCGCTGTTCTGGGTGCCAATGACGGCATCATTTCCACGGCCAGCCTGGTTGCAGGCGTGGCTGCTGCCCATGCAAGCCATGCCAGCATCATGACCACGGCCATCGCGGGGTTGGTAGCCGGTGCCATGTCCATGGCTGCAGGCGAGTTCGTGTCGGTCTATTCACAAGCTGATACGGAGAAGGCGGATTTGGCGCGGGAACGTGATGAACTGGAAAACAGTCCGGAAGCAGAGCATCGGGAACTAACGGCCATCTATGTCCGGCGTGGCCTGGATCATCGACTCGCGGATCAGGTCGCCACGCAATTGATGGCGCATGATGCGCTGGGCGCGCACGCGCGCGATGAATTGGGCATTTCTGAAACCTTGAGCGCTCGCCCGCTGCAAGCCGCCATGGCGTCCGCTGGGAGCTTCGCGATGGGTGCGGCCATGCCGCTGGCCGTGGTTCTGTTGGCGCCGGAGCAGAGCCTGCTCTATTGGATCGTCGCGACGGCGATTGTCTTCCTGGCCCTTCTCGGCGCTGCGGCCGCTGCCGTGGGTGGTACGCCGCTCTTCAAAAGTGCGCTGCGCGTCGCGTTCTGGGGCACATTTGCCATGGCGGTGACAGCGGGCGTGGGAGCCATGTTCGGCACTGCGGTGTAG